The Daucus carota subsp. sativus chromosome 2, DH1 v3.0, whole genome shotgun sequence genome includes a window with the following:
- the LOC108209839 gene encoding uncharacterized protein LOC108209839 isoform X1, translated as MKNDSHNTSEIQHTTHVSHDSQSDQQNNAVEAPVADSGSVSISSNDNRRVSREDIELVQNLIERCLQLYMNREEVVKTLLNRARIDPGFTTLVWQKLEEENADFFRAYYIRLKLKKQIIVFNHLLEHQYNLMKYNPVPPQVPMAPIQNGIHPMPVNNLPMGYPVLQQHPVPATGQPHLDSMGMSTCHVVNGVPAPGNFHPMRMNSGNDMVMDNSTADMTPGIPPGSAMSSMSEMAVSPTSVASSGHFPFTASEIPGMGVDTSALDTAFTSDVASSVGLQLAQDNGAGNSRDSLRSLAQIPWSFSLSDLTADLSNLGDLGALGNYPGSPFLPSDSDILLDSPEQDDIEEFFVDPGPPAQSDEEKS; from the exons ATGAAGAAC GATTCACATAACACATCAGAGATACAACACACAACTCATGTTTCACATGATTCTCAAAGCGACCAGCAGAATAATGCAGTGGAGGCTCCTGTAGCTGATTCTGGCTCCGTATCAATATCGAGTAATGACAACAGAAGAGTCTCTCGTGAGGATATCGAACTT GTTCAGAATTTGATCGAACGTTGTCTGCAGTTATATATGAACCGAGAAGAGGTGGTAAAAACACTATTGAATCGCGCTAGGATAGACCCTGGATTTACGACTCTGG TATGGCAGAAGTTGGAAGAAGAAAATGCCGACTTTTTCAGAGCTTATTATATCAGGCTTAAATTGAAGAAACAGATTATCGTGTTCAACCATTTACTGGAGCATCAATATAATCTGATGAAATACAATCCTGTTCCACCCCAAGTTCCAATGGCTCCAATACAGAACGGTATTCATCCCATGCCAG TCAACAATTTGCCCATGGGATACCCCGTTCTACAGCAACATCCAGTTCCTGCTACAGGCCAGCCTCATCTTGACTCAATGGGAATGTCTACCTGTCATGTGGTCAATGGGGTACCTGCACCTGGAAACTTCCATCCGATGCGGATGAATTCTGGCAACGA CATGGTAATGGACAACAGTACTGCTGATATGACGCCAGGGATTCCACCTGGGAGTGCCATGTCATCCATGTCAGAGATGGCTGTAAGTCCAACTTCTGTAGCATCCAGTGGGCATTTTCCCTTCACAGCTTCTGAAATACCAGGAATGGGAGTAGATACATCAGCACTTGATACGGCATTTACGTCTGACGTGGCAAGTTCAGTAGGATTGCAACTTGCACAAGATAATGGAGCAGGAAATTCTAGGGACTCGCTAAGATCTTTGGCTCAGATTCCTTGGAGTTTTAGCCTTTCGGACCTAACAGCAGATTTGTCAAATTTAGGAG ATCTAGGAGCACTTGGAAATTATCCGGGGTCCCCTTTCTTACCATCTGATTCAGATATATTGCTTGATTCTCCCGAGCAAGATGACATAG AGGAGTTCTTCGTTGACCCTGGCCCACCAGCACAATCTGACGAAGAGAAGTCATAG
- the LOC108209839 gene encoding uncharacterized protein LOC108209839 isoform X2 has product MQDSHNTSEIQHTTHVSHDSQSDQQNNAVEAPVADSGSVSISSNDNRRVSREDIELVQNLIERCLQLYMNREEVVKTLLNRARIDPGFTTLVWQKLEEENADFFRAYYIRLKLKKQIIVFNHLLEHQYNLMKYNPVPPQVPMAPIQNGIHPMPVNNLPMGYPVLQQHPVPATGQPHLDSMGMSTCHVVNGVPAPGNFHPMRMNSGNDMVMDNSTADMTPGIPPGSAMSSMSEMAVSPTSVASSGHFPFTASEIPGMGVDTSALDTAFTSDVASSVGLQLAQDNGAGNSRDSLRSLAQIPWSFSLSDLTADLSNLGDLGALGNYPGSPFLPSDSDILLDSPEQDDIEEFFVDPGPPAQSDEEKS; this is encoded by the exons ATGCAGGATTCACATAACACATCAGAGATACAACACACAACTCATGTTTCACATGATTCTCAAAGCGACCAGCAGAATAATGCAGTGGAGGCTCCTGTAGCTGATTCTGGCTCCGTATCAATATCGAGTAATGACAACAGAAGAGTCTCTCGTGAGGATATCGAACTT GTTCAGAATTTGATCGAACGTTGTCTGCAGTTATATATGAACCGAGAAGAGGTGGTAAAAACACTATTGAATCGCGCTAGGATAGACCCTGGATTTACGACTCTGG TATGGCAGAAGTTGGAAGAAGAAAATGCCGACTTTTTCAGAGCTTATTATATCAGGCTTAAATTGAAGAAACAGATTATCGTGTTCAACCATTTACTGGAGCATCAATATAATCTGATGAAATACAATCCTGTTCCACCCCAAGTTCCAATGGCTCCAATACAGAACGGTATTCATCCCATGCCAG TCAACAATTTGCCCATGGGATACCCCGTTCTACAGCAACATCCAGTTCCTGCTACAGGCCAGCCTCATCTTGACTCAATGGGAATGTCTACCTGTCATGTGGTCAATGGGGTACCTGCACCTGGAAACTTCCATCCGATGCGGATGAATTCTGGCAACGA CATGGTAATGGACAACAGTACTGCTGATATGACGCCAGGGATTCCACCTGGGAGTGCCATGTCATCCATGTCAGAGATGGCTGTAAGTCCAACTTCTGTAGCATCCAGTGGGCATTTTCCCTTCACAGCTTCTGAAATACCAGGAATGGGAGTAGATACATCAGCACTTGATACGGCATTTACGTCTGACGTGGCAAGTTCAGTAGGATTGCAACTTGCACAAGATAATGGAGCAGGAAATTCTAGGGACTCGCTAAGATCTTTGGCTCAGATTCCTTGGAGTTTTAGCCTTTCGGACCTAACAGCAGATTTGTCAAATTTAGGAG ATCTAGGAGCACTTGGAAATTATCCGGGGTCCCCTTTCTTACCATCTGATTCAGATATATTGCTTGATTCTCCCGAGCAAGATGACATAG AGGAGTTCTTCGTTGACCCTGGCCCACCAGCACAATCTGACGAAGAGAAGTCATAG
- the LOC108209840 gene encoding putative RING-H2 finger protein ATL21A, with amino-acid sequence MDIAILFLVHFLLIAGTYSANDCQSSACDYYGLPIRFPFQLSPQQPQSCGYPGFNVHCNNQRKPVVNLPYSGDFLIKSISYRKQLVKLHDPYKCLPKRLLELNLSGSPFKAAYYQNYTLLSCPLDFDTSRFTTIACLSNSTSRILATSSVSLANSLTTCKIIRSSLIPVSRPPQDNDGLSSDLSDDLLLKWSIPNCDQCEENGGICNFRNTTSGQPTCSHQSKTGAIHVFRIIALCVTVPAIATSIIIATFICFTRGPDFNRQEAELALQSVNESQGLDESTIESYTKVIIGESRRLPAGPNDITCPICLSDYHANETLKCIPECQHCFHSECIDEWLRRKGTCPVCRNSPSPARVIT; translated from the exons ATGGATATCGCTATACTGTTCCTCGTTCATTTTCTCTTAATTGCTGGCACCTACTCTGCAAATGATTGCCAAAGTTCTGCGTGCGACTACTATGGACTTCCTATTCGGTTTCCCTTCCAGCTGTCGCCTCAGCAACCTCAAAGCTGCGGTTATCCTGGCTTCAATGTTCATTGCAACAATCAGCGTAAGCCTGTTGTGAATCTCCCTTACTCCGGAGATTTCCTCATAAAAAGTATCAGCTACCGCAAACAGCTAGTAAAACTCCATGATCCGTACAAATGCCTTCCCAAAAGGCTTCTGGAGCTCAATCTCTCAGGTTCACCTTTCAAGGCTGCTTACTATCAGAACTATACCCTCCTCAGTTGTCCACTAGACTTCGACACGTCTCGTTTCACTACCATTGCTTGCCTCAGTAATTCAACAAGTAGAATTCTGGCTACTTCTTCAGTGAGTCTTGCCAACTCGCTGACAACGTGCAAGATCATTCGTAGTTCCCTGATACCAGTTTCGCGGCCTCCACAAGATAATGACGGTCTTTCATCTGATCTCAGCGACGATCTCTTGTTGAAATGGAGTATACCTAATTGTGATCAATGCGAAGAAAATGGAGGTATCTGCAACTTCAGAAATACTACAAGCGGACAGCCTACGTGTTCCCACCAATCTAAAACAG GCGCCATCCATGTTTTCAGGATCATAGCATTGTGTGTTACGGTGCCTGCAATCGCGACCTCCATCATCATAGCCACGTTCATATGCTTCACAAGAGGACCAGATTTTAATCGTCAGGAAGCTGAATTAGCATTGCAGTCTGTGAACGAGTCACAAGGCCTTGATGAGAGCACAATTGAGTCGTATACTAAAGTTATCATAGGCGAGAGCCGGAGACTCCCTGCAGGGCCTAACGATATAACTTGTCCAATATGCTTGTCCGATTACCATGCCAACGAAACATtgaagtgcattcctgaatgccAGCATTGCTTCCATTCTGAGTGCATCGACGAATGGCTCAGAAGGAAGGGTACTTGTCCGGTTTGCAGGAATTCACCTTCGCCTGCTCGTGTTATTACTTAG
- the LOC108207646 gene encoding RING-H2 finger protein ATL22-like: protein MGLITSLTMCKIILSSLIPVPRPTLYDDTFSSDLRYDLELTWSMPNCEECEKHGALCHFKNATSRQPTCSYEPKAGGIHVIKIIALCITVPAVVASMTIATFICFSKGPDAHHQDAELALQTVNDSEGLDESTIESYTKVVIGESRRLPAGPNDVTCPICLSDYHANEKLSAFLRADIASILSASMNGLDGKDLSSLQEFTFACTQ from the exons ATGGGTCTTATCACTTCACTAACCATGTGCAAGATAATTCTTAGTTCTCTTATTCCAGTTCCCCGACCAACACTATACGATGACACATTTTCATCTGATCTCAGATATGATCTTGAGTTAACATGGAGCATGCCTAATTGTGAAGAATGTGAAAAACACGGAGCTTTGTGTCATTTCAAGAATGCTACAAGCAGACAGCCTACCTGTTCCTATGAACCTAAAGCAG GTGGAATCCATGTTATCAAGATCATAGCATTGTGTATTACTGTACCTGCAGTCGTGGCCTCCATGACCATAGCCACCTTCATATGCTTCTCAAAGGGACCCGATGCTCATCATCAAGACGCTGAATTAGCATTGCAAACTGTGAATGATTCAGAAGGCCTGGATGAAAGCACGATTGAATCATATACCAAAGTAGTAATAGGCGAGAGCCGGAGACTTCCTGCAGGGCCGAATGATGTAACCTGTCCTATATGCTTGTCAGATTACCATGCCAATGAAAAATTAAGTGCATTCCTGAGAGCCGACATTGCTTCCATTCTGAGTGCATCGATGAATGGCTTAGACGGAAAGGACTTGTCCAGTTTGCAGGAATTCACCTTCGCCTGCACACAATAA
- the LOC108208519 gene encoding probable F-box protein At3g61730, whose protein sequence is MGKRLRRGRSICCCVSPRSSSHSSSSFLPCYEEDLWIEIAKYLDGKSLVMLAATCHWFKRIMMEECVWKYACLRDLQVPDPRKVAFEWIKLYATTFDGSHSFMFRQQEKHIDWMRIGAFFFDSSEAFLTEKLIYPSRLVRNENLEKVLQSLGSCVLRNIKNGIWIADLQLVRCPVCDQNTCDGTMQIVDVRHIELFLSEGYQDGSWDYEQIGHHDIKKHADGASGGIFDIKHLKDATTSELFNLKSWVGQPKDWQPKAMITLHAVAVNTNLQDNEGLHIKYHVMRAGADGEVVSIRISQQLI, encoded by the exons ATGGGAAAACGACTTCGAAGAGGGAGATCAATCTGCTGCTGCGTCTCTCCTCGCTCTTCCTCTCACTCTTCTTCATCCTTTCTCCCTTG CTATGAAGAAGATTTGTGGATAGAGATCGCAAAGTACTTAGATGGAAAATCCCTGGTCATGCTGGCAGCAACATGTCATTGGTTCAAGCGCATTATGATGGAGGAATGCGTATGGAAGTATGCATGTTTACGTGATCTCCAAGTTCCAGACCCTAGAAAGGTAGCATTTGAATGGATCAAACTTTATGCCACCACTTTTG ATGGAAGTCACAGTTTCATGTTCCGCCAGCAGGAAAAACATATCG ATTGGATGAGAATTGGAGCCTTCTTCTTTGACTCATCAGAGGCATTTCTGACTGAGAAGCTGATCTATCCCTCGAGACTTGTAAGAAATGAGAACTTAGAGAAAGTGTTGCAGTCATTGGGTTCTTGtgtattaagaaatattaagaATGGAATCTGGATAGCCG ATTTGCAGCTTGTTCGATGTCCTGTCTGTGACCAGAACACATGTGATG GGACGATGCAAATTGTGGATGTAAGGCATATAGAACTGTTCCTCAGTGAGGGATACCAGGATGGTAGCTGGGATTATGAGCAGATAGGTCACCATGACATTAAAAAACATGCAGATGGAGCTTCAGGTGGCATTTTTGACATCAAGCATCTGAAGGATGCCACGACTTCTG AGCTCTTCAATCTCAAGTCCTGGGTGGGGCAACCAAAAGACTGGCAGCCAAAAGCTATGATCACTCTTCATGCAGTTGCAGTGAACACCAACTTACAAGATAATGAAG GGCTCCATATAAAGTACCATGTGATGAGAGCTGGAGCTGATGGAGAAGTTGTTTCAATTCGAATCTCACAGCAGCTAATCTAA
- the LOC108207647 gene encoding pathogenesis-related protein 1C, translating to MTTTTTTFTVTSQPGPLPPHPRPPLPHRRPLLPHHRYHPSHHRPPQPTGRDLADEFLSLHNTARRDANLPPLVWDTKLEQYAKQYAVQRGNTDCAELIHSHGPYGENIFWGGGPEWRPKDAVEQWMHEEKFYDPDANDCKDGQMCGHYTQIVWRDSCRLGCALQRCKNNDTFVVCSYDPPGNYVGEKPFLHYDN from the coding sequence ATGACGACGACGACGACAACATTCACGGTGACTTCACAACCGGGACCCCTTCCACCACATCCTCGACCCCCTCTGCCACATCGTCGGCCCCTTCTACCACATCATAGATACCATCCCTCACATCATAGACCCCCTCAACCAACAGGCAGAGACTTGGCTGATGAGTTCCTGAGCCTCCACAACACTGCAAGGCGGGACGCCAATCTGCCCCCTTTGGTCTGGGACACGAAGCTGGAGCAATATGCAAAACAATACGCAGTGCAGCGGGGAAATACTGACTGTGCTGAGTTGATTCATTCACATGGCCCTTATGGCGAAAACATCTTCTGGGGCGGAGGACCTGAGTGGAGGCCTAAAGATGCCGTGGAGCAATGGATGCACGAAGAGAAGTTTTATGATCCGGATGCAAATGATTGCAAAGACGGACAAATGTGTGGACACTACACACAAATTGTGTGGAGGGATAGCTGTAGGTTAGGATGTGCGCTTCAGAGATGTAAAAATAATGACACGTTTGTAGTTTGTTCTTATGATCCCCCAGGGAATTATGTGGGCGAGAAACCATTTCTTCATTATGATAACTAG